Proteins from a single region of Candidatus Obscuribacterales bacterium:
- a CDS encoding anthranilate synthase component I family protein, with product MTQAANQLKTATIISILADVETPVSAFHKLSADVDTAFLFESSESDTRLARFSIMGVDPIKTICLKNGNATIKNNASVEEKKFTDPLKLLKDQLVEFQSSIAPSKPLSDLPFAGGLVGYLGYAITKYFEGIPQQSEDPFNVPEGFYGLYDSVVIFDHLLRMIHIISYRGSDHAESLQKKLLSARHLTPLKTTGSLTEEELFKNVSGPFTKDTFMSAVKDAKEFIVQGEVFQIVVSHRFSQPVRSDALTIYRILQAINPSPYGYFLKCPGFEYVGSSPETFVRAKNGDALLRALAGTRPRGATEQEDIELADELQRDEKELAEHRMLVDLGRNDLGRICQVGTVKVGEIAQITRYSHVMHLATDVSGKLKPEKDGFDLVRSCFPRGTVSGAPKIRAMQLLSTLEPEQRGIYSGTVGYFDCFGNTDGAIAIRSAVIKDGYAHVNAGAGIVYDSDPLAEFNETRNKAKSVLTAIKLAERLQ from the coding sequence ATGACTCAAGCAGCAAACCAATTAAAAACAGCAACCATCATCTCGATATTGGCAGATGTTGAAACGCCTGTCTCCGCTTTTCACAAATTAAGTGCCGATGTTGATACGGCTTTTCTATTTGAAAGCAGTGAATCCGATACGCGGCTAGCTCGCTTTTCGATAATGGGCGTTGATCCAATTAAGACAATATGTCTGAAAAACGGTAACGCCACAATTAAGAACAACGCCTCTGTTGAAGAAAAGAAATTCACTGATCCATTGAAACTGCTGAAAGATCAACTAGTGGAATTTCAATCCTCTATCGCACCGAGCAAACCACTTTCGGATTTGCCTTTCGCCGGCGGACTGGTCGGTTATCTAGGTTATGCAATTACAAAATACTTTGAAGGCATTCCACAGCAGTCAGAAGATCCTTTCAACGTGCCGGAAGGATTTTATGGGCTATATGACTCTGTAGTAATCTTTGATCACCTCTTGCGCATGATTCATATTATTTCCTATCGCGGAAGTGATCACGCTGAATCTCTTCAGAAGAAACTCTTATCGGCAAGGCATTTGACACCACTGAAGACAACCGGCAGCTTAACCGAAGAAGAATTATTCAAGAATGTTAGTGGACCATTTACAAAAGATACTTTCATGTCCGCTGTTAAAGACGCCAAAGAATTCATCGTCCAGGGTGAGGTATTCCAGATTGTTGTCTCACACCGATTCAGTCAACCGGTTAGAAGCGATGCCCTGACCATCTATAGAATTCTGCAAGCAATAAATCCTTCTCCCTATGGCTACTTCTTAAAGTGTCCCGGTTTTGAATATGTGGGTTCTTCACCGGAGACTTTTGTTAGAGCGAAAAACGGCGATGCTCTTCTGCGTGCCCTTGCCGGTACTCGTCCCCGTGGCGCAACCGAACAAGAAGATATCGAACTTGCCGATGAGTTGCAGAGAGACGAAAAAGAATTGGCCGAGCATAGAATGCTAGTCGACCTAGGACGAAATGACTTAGGACGCATTTGTCAGGTCGGTACCGTAAAAGTCGGTGAGATTGCCCAGATAACTCGATACTCCCATGTGATGCATCTGGCGACCGATGTCTCAGGAAAGTTGAAGCCGGAGAAAGATGGATTTGATTTAGTCCGCTCATGTTTTCCTCGCGGCACGGTATCTGGCGCTCCCAAAATTCGCGCGATGCAACTACTTTCGACACTGGAACCGGAACAACGAGGAATCTACTCTGGCACCGTTGGCTACTTCGATTGCTTCGGTAATACCGATGGCGCAATAGCTATTAGATCGGCAGTAATCAAAGACGGCTATGCACATGTGAATGCCGGAGCCGGCATTGTTTATGATTCAGACCCTCTTGCTGAATTCAACGAAACACGCAATAAAGCCAAAAGCGTTTTGACGGCAATCAAATTAGCTGAGAGGTTGCAGTAA
- a CDS encoding aminodeoxychorismate/anthranilate synthase component II — MSILLIDNYDSFTYNLYQMVQELTDEHVEVVRNDAITFDEIVKKKPSRIILSPGPGHPAHDADFGVCKDVIRQHAKLNIPILGVCLGHQGMVQHLGGKVGQAKKIVHGKTSTIEITKESKLFKGLGGNFEAMRYHSLVAEDNEFPKMLEITARTSDDGEIMALQHKEYPLYGVQFHPESIGTPAGQTILRNFVEIC; from the coding sequence ATGTCTATTCTATTAATCGACAACTACGATTCATTTACGTACAACCTTTATCAAATGGTTCAGGAACTAACAGATGAACACGTCGAAGTGGTACGCAACGATGCCATTACTTTCGATGAGATCGTAAAGAAAAAGCCTTCTAGAATAATTCTTTCACCCGGACCGGGACATCCGGCGCATGATGCTGATTTCGGTGTCTGCAAGGATGTAATTCGCCAACATGCCAAATTAAACATACCAATTCTTGGAGTCTGTCTTGGACATCAAGGCATGGTGCAGCACCTTGGCGGCAAAGTCGGTCAAGCCAAGAAAATTGTCCACGGCAAAACAAGCACGATTGAAATTACAAAAGAATCGAAATTGTTCAAGGGTCTCGGAGGCAATTTCGAAGCTATGCGCTACCACTCTTTGGTTGCCGAAGATAACGAATTTCCCAAAATGTTGGAGATTACCGCCCGCACTTCAGACGATGGCGAAATAATGGCACTGCAACACAAAGAATACCCACTTTACGGTGTGCAATTCCACCCGGAATCTATTGGTACACCTGCCGGTCAGACCATATTAAGGAATTTCGTGGAAATATGCTGA
- the trpD gene encoding anthranilate phosphoribosyltransferase, with translation MLTPEYIGKIINLELPEEELKENLIALTPEKLDVDTVHNFIETIRATCIEGIQQIDGNSFIDCSGTGGSGISRYNTSTAVAFVLSTAGLTVTKFGNHAVSSSSGSFDILEALGFSSNIPIAEIGNLIEETNLIFLFAPQAYPSLAKLAPLRKKLGIKTIFNYIGPLLNPFKPNYRLMGISDSTMQHIVSEYLSKHVQPKKALVVRAENNLDELCHYSPITLMEVVGGAKTETTYDASTLSNKKEADSSEALKPEEGAKALVKLFEGSDKSSDYYELVCLNAGAGLYAAERAGSIEEGRLQAQELLSNGLVMKKLDQLRRAYARINCTC, from the coding sequence ATGCTGACACCTGAATACATAGGCAAAATAATCAATCTTGAGTTACCCGAAGAGGAACTCAAGGAAAATCTCATTGCCTTAACTCCTGAAAAACTTGATGTAGACACTGTTCATAATTTCATTGAAACAATACGCGCCACCTGTATTGAAGGTATTCAACAGATTGACGGCAATAGTTTTATCGACTGCTCAGGCACAGGTGGCAGTGGCATTTCGCGTTACAACACATCCACGGCTGTTGCTTTTGTGCTTTCCACTGCCGGTCTGACAGTCACAAAATTCGGCAATCACGCCGTTAGCAGCTCAAGTGGCAGCTTCGACATATTGGAAGCACTGGGCTTTTCATCCAACATACCGATAGCAGAAATCGGTAATCTGATTGAAGAAACGAACTTGATCTTTCTCTTCGCTCCACAAGCTTACCCTTCTCTTGCCAAGCTTGCGCCCTTACGCAAGAAGCTTGGTATCAAGACGATATTCAATTACATCGGACCACTCCTAAATCCCTTCAAACCTAACTACAGACTAATGGGCATCTCCGACTCAACGATGCAACATATCGTGTCTGAATATCTGTCTAAACATGTTCAACCTAAAAAAGCTCTCGTCGTAAGGGCCGAGAATAATCTAGATGAGTTATGCCACTATTCTCCAATCACTTTAATGGAAGTTGTAGGTGGCGCAAAGACCGAAACCACTTATGACGCTTCAACACTAAGTAATAAAAAAGAAGCTGACAGCAGCGAAGCATTAAAACCGGAAGAAGGGGCCAAAGCCCTTGTAAAACTATTTGAAGGCTCAGACAAATCTTCTGACTATTACGAGCTTGTTTGCTTAAATGCAGGTGCGGGTCTATATGCCGCTGAACGTGCCGGCTCCATAGAAGAAGGACGCCTACAAGCACAAGAATTATTGTCCAATGGTTTGGTTATGAAAAAGCTCGATCAACTAAGGAGGGCATATGCCAGAATCAACTGTACTTGCTGA
- a CDS encoding indole-3-glycerol phosphate synthase TrpC, translating to MPESTVLAEIIAHKREEIEVRKTATSLAELENSIEPGTGDFLKSLTGGGLRLIAEIKPASPSAGVLKKEPDIKPILDAYNKYAAAISVLTDMRYFGGSLTLLKDVVHYTRLPVLCKDFIIDVFQIYEARLKGAEAILLIVKALEDNRLAALHSVALELGMTPVVEIQNEEELKRALDITPQVLLINNRNLDNLKIDLSTTERLAPLIPDYAIAVSASGIESRQDIDRLSPYCSRFLIGSALMKAKDLEAKLKELSGR from the coding sequence ATGCCAGAATCAACTGTACTTGCTGAAATAATTGCCCACAAACGCGAAGAAATTGAAGTGCGCAAGACCGCCACAAGTCTTGCCGAACTGGAAAACTCTATTGAACCTGGAACCGGTGATTTTCTAAAAAGTCTCACTGGCGGTGGCTTGCGTCTAATTGCTGAAATCAAGCCTGCCTCTCCATCTGCTGGAGTTCTCAAAAAGGAACCGGATATAAAGCCAATTCTTGATGCCTACAACAAATACGCAGCAGCTATTTCGGTACTCACGGATATGCGTTACTTCGGCGGCAGCTTGACTTTATTGAAAGATGTTGTTCATTACACGCGCTTGCCGGTGCTCTGCAAGGACTTCATTATTGACGTCTTTCAAATATACGAAGCACGACTGAAGGGTGCCGAGGCAATTCTTCTTATCGTGAAAGCGCTAGAAGACAATAGACTTGCCGCCTTGCACAGCGTAGCTCTTGAACTGGGGATGACTCCTGTCGTTGAAATTCAAAACGAGGAAGAATTAAAACGTGCACTTGATATAACACCTCAAGTACTGCTGATTAATAATCGAAATCTGGACAATCTAAAAATTGATCTCTCAACAACAGAAAGGTTAGCACCGCTAATACCTGATTATGCAATAGCGGTATCTGCCTCCGGAATTGAAAGCAGGCAGGATATCGACCGTCTTTCTCCTTACTGTTCGCGCTTTCTTATTGGCAGCGCCTTGATGAAAGCTAAGGATCTAGAAGCCAAGCTCAAGGAGCTGAGTGGACGATGA
- a CDS encoding phosphoribosylanthranilate isomerase — MSKVKICGITNIEDARCAVEAGADFIGLIFVKESPRAISFDAAKEIVHELDDRVSIVGVFKDNSPTEVDLTVSALGLSLVQYHGSESPECCAFTDEEVIKAFELTDSLTAESIGKYIGFTDYILLDRAKNNADDIQRLLATATRVTKNHKELPPLFFAGGLTPDNVKEVLITLRPFAVDVASGVESSPGKKDHDKVKRFCQTVRENSLCSH, encoded by the coding sequence ATGAGTAAGGTAAAGATTTGCGGTATCACCAATATTGAAGATGCACGTTGCGCAGTTGAAGCAGGCGCCGATTTTATTGGTTTGATATTTGTCAAAGAAAGTCCGCGCGCAATTTCGTTTGACGCCGCCAAAGAAATAGTTCACGAGTTGGATGATCGAGTTTCAATAGTTGGTGTGTTCAAGGACAATTCTCCTACAGAAGTGGATCTCACCGTCTCTGCTCTAGGTCTGTCACTAGTGCAGTATCACGGCAGCGAAAGCCCTGAGTGCTGCGCATTTACTGACGAAGAAGTGATCAAAGCCTTTGAATTGACAGATAGCTTAACAGCAGAATCCATCGGTAAATATATTGGTTTTACTGATTACATTTTGTTGGACAGAGCAAAAAACAATGCGGATGACATTCAGCGGCTTTTAGCTACGGCAACCAGAGTGACCAAAAACCACAAAGAGTTGCCGCCATTATTTTTCGCCGGTGGACTGACACCGGATAACGTCAAAGAGGTCCTCATCACCCTGCGGCCCTTCGCGGTGGATGTTGCCTCTGGTGTTGAAAGTTCACCAGGCAAAAAAGATCACGACAAAGTAAAACGTTTTTGTCAAACAGTCAGGGAGAATAGCTTATGCAGTCACTAG
- the trpB gene encoding tryptophan synthase subunit beta, with protein MQSLGKFGKFGGVYAPEPLMPALEELEEAFLRLSNDKKFNDELKDLLVNYAGRPTPLYLATNLSKQWGANIYLKREDLVHGGAHKTNNALGQALLAKYMGKTRIIAETGAGQHGVAAAMSGALMGIPTEIYMGEVDIERQMPNVLRMKLMGAKVHSVKTGGRTLKDAINEALRDWISNLRDTHYMLGTAAGPHPFPTLVKFFQRIIGDEARAQILERSKTLPDYVLACVGGGSNAIGIFAAFLDDKEVKLIGVEPAGKGLNTHEHGAVLAKGEVGCLHGMMSMLLQDKDGQVQETYSMAAGLDYPSVGPEHAYLQEIGRAQYESATDAQALSAFNELSKLEGIIPALESSHALAYAKELAAGAGKGKNILVNLSGRGDKDLEQVLKEMPNA; from the coding sequence ATGCAGTCACTAGGTAAGTTTGGCAAATTCGGCGGTGTTTATGCACCAGAACCGTTAATGCCTGCTCTCGAAGAGCTGGAAGAAGCATTCCTGCGCTTATCCAACGATAAGAAATTCAATGATGAGCTCAAGGATTTGTTGGTAAATTATGCCGGACGTCCAACACCGCTTTATCTAGCAACCAACTTATCTAAACAGTGGGGCGCCAATATTTATCTAAAACGCGAAGACTTAGTTCATGGCGGTGCTCACAAAACCAACAACGCACTAGGACAAGCCTTGCTTGCCAAATACATGGGCAAGACGCGCATCATAGCCGAAACTGGCGCCGGACAACACGGCGTAGCTGCCGCCATGTCCGGCGCACTTATGGGAATTCCTACGGAAATCTACATGGGCGAAGTGGACATTGAGCGACAGATGCCAAATGTTTTGCGAATGAAATTAATGGGTGCAAAAGTTCATTCAGTAAAAACCGGTGGGCGCACACTAAAAGATGCAATAAACGAAGCGTTGCGAGATTGGATTTCCAATTTGCGAGATACACATTACATGCTGGGCACAGCAGCCGGACCGCATCCATTTCCCACACTTGTAAAATTCTTCCAGAGAATAATCGGTGATGAAGCGCGCGCGCAAATTCTAGAACGCAGCAAGACACTGCCTGATTATGTGCTTGCCTGTGTTGGCGGCGGCTCAAATGCCATTGGCATATTCGCTGCCTTTCTGGACGACAAAGAAGTAAAACTCATTGGCGTAGAACCAGCCGGCAAAGGACTGAATACGCACGAACATGGTGCCGTTTTAGCAAAAGGAGAAGTCGGCTGCTTACACGGCATGATGAGCATGTTGTTGCAAGACAAAGATGGGCAAGTGCAAGAGACTTACAGTATGGCTGCCGGTCTTGACTATCCTTCTGTTGGCCCCGAGCATGCCTATTTGCAAGAAATCGGCCGAGCGCAATATGAATCGGCAACTGATGCGCAAGCACTTAGTGCTTTCAACGAGTTATCCAAACTGGAAGGAATAATTCCAGCCCTGGAAAGTTCTCACGCTCTGGCCTATGCCAAAGAGTTAGCAGCCGGCGCAGGTAAAGGCAAAAACATCCTCG